Proteins encoded by one window of Dreissena polymorpha isolate Duluth1 chromosome 11, UMN_Dpol_1.0, whole genome shotgun sequence:
- the LOC127849845 gene encoding uncharacterized protein LOC127849845 has product MRISTDLTRFWSKESMGITPDEVEDRDDAMNLRHYQEHSISFTDGKYKAKLPWKQNHPPPPTNNFIKKIDGVSTSKRLHYIPHHGVKKDSTATLIRLVYDCNCRASAGSPSLNDCLESTSPELNTLTTLLMRFRLKKYAVSADIEKAISDYATTFHAAATHIKRLRSSPTTQAALTEKGT; this is encoded by the coding sequence ATGCGGATTTCTACGGATCTCACCAGATTCTGGAGTAAAGAGTCGATGGGTATTACCCCAGATGAGGTTGAAGACAGAGATGATGCCATGAATCTCCGTCACTACCAAGAACACAGCATATCATTTACAGACGGAAAGTACAAAGCAAAGCTACCGTGGAAACAAAATCACCCTCCGCCTCCGACCAAcaattttataaagaaaatagaTGGTGTTTCCACATCGAAACGCTTACATTATATTCCTCACCACGGAGTGAAGAAGGACTCTACAGCGACTCTCATCAGACTAGTGTACGACTGCAATTGCCGCGCATCAGCTGGTAGTCCCAGTTTGAATGACTGTCTGGAGTCGACATCGCCGGAACTGAACACTCTTACAACGCTGCTTATGCGCTTCAGACTGAAAAAGTACGCTGTGTCAGCAGACATTGAAAAAGCGATTTCCGACTACGCAACAACGTTCCACGCAGCAGCTACACATATTAAACGCCTTCGTAGCTCACCCACCACTCAAGCAGCATTGACAGAGAAAGGAACCTAG
- the LOC127849846 gene encoding clustered mitochondria protein homolog encodes MTTKSSQHFHDISEVKKVVTGEDKDGKDSLETDEAKKIVKALTGNENQTIEESSRDIVKKAAIAMGSLSDTEFNVTFNPDVYQSHVNTLTPRVS; translated from the exons ATGACTACTAAGAGTTCTCAACATTTTCATGACATATCTGAGGTAAAGAAAGTAGTCACAGGTGAGGACAAGGATGGTAAAGACTCCCTGGAGACAGATGAAGCCAAGAAGATTGTGAAGGCTCTCACTGGAAACGAGAATCAGACCA TTGAAGAGAGCAGTCGAGACATTGTGAAGAAGGCAGCCATCGCAATGGGATCTCTCAGTGACACTGAGTTCAATGTGACCTTCAACCCGGACGTATACCAGTCCCATGTGAACACGCTGACCCCGAGAGTGAGCTGA